One segment of Manihot esculenta cultivar AM560-2 chromosome 4, M.esculenta_v8, whole genome shotgun sequence DNA contains the following:
- the LOC110612538 gene encoding rust resistance kinase Lr10, with product MNVSLTSFLWLIVFLADHGLCFEDCNTTTCGSYGPAVRFPFRIRGRQPRHCGYPQPEFHLSCSAKNDTVLELTTSWKLFIQKIDYKSQVIYANDTEGCLPKGLLNFNISLSPFHFMGYSYERTLFNCSSSRSYGQIPCLSTPQYQVCAVYSDSSVGDLDLLSCTKIREVSPIPNRYLYSQESIIGLRWDNPKCKHCEVKGKYCRLNTNSTLSETQCYGRLTPRKGQSTKFIETGGILGSLLLVVASILLYRKYRFNKTEREYQSKIENFLDDYKSFKPTRYSYDDIKRMTNQFKDELGQGAYGTVYRGKLSDEILVAVKVLNSSTGNGEEFVNEVGTIGKIHHVNVVRLVGFCADGFRRALVYEYLPNDTLQKFISSADTKNHFLGWKRLKDIALGIAKGIEYLHQGCDQRILHFDIKPHNILLDHDFNPKVSDFGLAKLCAKDQSAVSMTTARGTIGYIAPEVFSRNFGNVSCKSDVYSFGMLVLEMVGGRKIVDVTEENDEQIYFPEWIYNLLEEGEDLRFEIEEEGDDKIAKKLAIVGLWCIQWNPTDRPSMKVAVHMLEREGENLPIPPNPFSSAVPTRMNARRTRRQLHQELEAISEAE from the exons ATGAACGTTTCTTTGACTTCCTTCTTGTGGTTGATTGTATTCCTTGCAGATCATGGATTATGTTTTGAAGATTGCAACACAACGACATGTGGGAGCTACGGCCCAGCCGTCCGGTTTCCGTTCCGAATCAGAGGCAGGCAACCACGCCACTGTGGCTATCCTCAACCTGAGTTTCACCTTTCTTGCTCTGCGAAGAACGACACCGTTCTGGAGCTGACTACTTCATGGAAACTCTTCATCCAGAAAATTGACTATAAATCTCAAGTTATTTATGCTAATGATACAGAGGGTTGCCTTCCAAAAGGGCTTTTGAATTTCAATATTTCTCTTTCTCCCTTCCATTTTATGGGGTATAGTTATGAACGCACCTTATTCAATTGCTCTTCAAGCAGAAGTTATGGCCAAATCCCCTGTCTCAGCACTCCACAATATCAAGTCTGTGCGGTTTATTCAgatagctctgttggtgacTTGGACCTCTTGTCTTGCACGAAAATACGTGAAGTTTCACCAATTCCAAATCGTTATCTCTATTCCCAGGAAAGTATTATTGGTTTGAGATGGGACAATCCCAAGTGTAAACATTGTGAAGTTAAAGGCAAGTACTGCAGATTGAACACCAACAGTACTTTGTCTGAAACTCAATGCTACGGCAGGCTCACGCCACGCAAAG GACAATCAACCAAATTTATAGAAACAG GTGGAATCCTAGGTTCACTTCTTCTTGTAGTAGCATCCATTCTACTCTACCGCAAATACAGGTTCAACAAAACAGAAAGAGAATATCAGTCCaagattgaaaattttttagatGACTACAAATCCTTCAAGCCTACTAGATATTCCTATGATGATATTAAGCGGATGACTAACCAATTCAAAGACGAATTAGGCCAAGGAGCTTATGGAACTGTGTACAGAGGAAAGCTATCAGACGAAATTCTGGTAGCTGTTAAAGTCCTCAACAGCTCCACAGGAAATGGAGAGGAGTTCGTCAATGAAGTTGGAACTATAGGTAAAATCCACCATGTCAATGTGGTTCGCTTGGTTGGATTCTGCGCTGACGGGTTTCGAAGAGCTCTAGTTTACGAGTACTTGCCAAATGATACCCTACAAAAGTTCATCTCTTCGGCAGACACCAAGAACCATTTCCTTGGCTGGAAAAGGCTGAAAGATATTGCTCTTGGAATTGCTAAAGGAATTGAATATCTTCATCAAGGGTGTGATCAGAGAATCCTCCATTTCGATATCAAACCACACAACATCTTGCTTGATCATGACTTCAATCCCAAGGTCTCAGATTTTGGATTGGCTAAGTTATGTGCTAAGGATCAGAGTGCAGTGTCCATGACAACAGCTAGAGGGACCATTGGCTATATTGCACCTGAAGTGTTCTCAAGGAACTTTGGTAATGTATCCTGCAAGTCAGATGTTTATAGCTTTGGGATGTTAGTGTTAGAAATGGTCGGAGGAAGGAAAATCGTCGATGTAACAGAAGAAAATGATGAGCAAATATACTTCCCGGAATGGATTTATAATCTcttagaagaaggagaagatctTAGGTTCGAGATAGAGGAAGAGGGAGATGATAAAATTGCAAAGAAACTTGCAATTGTGGGACTCTGGTGCATTCAATGGAACCCAACAGATCGGCCTTCAATGAAAGTTGCAGTTCATATGTTGGAAAGGGAAGGAGAGAATCTACCAATACCTCCCAACCCATTTAGCTCTGCAGTTCCAACAAGAATGAATGCAAGAAGAACAAGGAGACAGCTTCACCAAGAGTTGGAGGCCATCTCAGAAGCAGAGTAA